The following are from one region of the Etheostoma spectabile isolate EspeVRDwgs_2016 chromosome 17, UIUC_Espe_1.0, whole genome shotgun sequence genome:
- the ogdhl gene encoding 2-oxoglutarate dehydrogenase-like, mitochondrial, whose product MSQFRALAAVLRGGCVGGSQWLRVCGGGPARHWVDPRKSFSSGAAPGHSSVASNSSYVEEMYFAWLEDHKNVHESWDALFRNIQDSSPSGEVGERRPSALLQGRVLSHSPEMAQKVVEDHLAVHTLIRAYQIRGHHVAQLDPLGILEADLDSFVPSDLITTVDKLGFYNLDESDLDMSFQLPPTTFIGGADITLPLKEIIRRLETSYCGHIGVEYMFINNVDQCQWIRQKFETPGIMQFTDAEKRTLLARLIRSTRFEDFLARKWSSEKRFGLEGCEVLIPALKTMIDKSSAAGIDSVIMGMPHRGRLNVLANVIRKDLDQIFCQFDPKLEPADEGSGDVKYHLGMYHERINRETDKNITLSLMANPSHLEAVDPVVQGKTKAEQFYRGDTQGKKVMSILIHGDAAFAGQGVVYETFHLSELPSYTTHGTIHVVVNNQIGFTTDPRVARSSPYPTDVARVVNAPIFHVNADDPEAVMYVCRVAAEWRSTFNKDVVIDLVCYRRFGHNEMDEPMFTQPLMYKQICRQEQVLKKYSNKLIVEGVVTLQDFEEEVSKYDKICEEAYTSSKDGKILHIRHWLDSPWPDFFTAEGEPKSMSGIPTGLHEEVLQHISQIASSVPLEGFHIHPGVSRILRSRADLVKNRQMDWALGEYMAFGSLLKDGIHVRLSGQDVERGTFSHRHHVLHDQEVDKHICVPMNHLWANQAPYTVCNSSLSEYGVLGFELGFAMASPNALILWEAQFGDFNNTAQCIIDQFISPGQAKWVRNNGIVLLLPHGMEGMGPEHSSARPERFLQMSKDDPDHFPEFNGDFEVQQLYECNWIVVNCSTPANYCHVLRRQILLPFRKPLIIFTPKSLLRHPDARSSFDDLAEGTTFKRLIPDEGPASQNPAQVKRVIFCTGKVYYELARERKRQKLERDIAIIRLEQISPFPFDLVRAETERYGNAELVWCQEEHKNMGYCDYVRPRFYTVVANQKPIWYVGRDPAAAPATGNKSTHLNELRRFMDTAFNLNAFHRKDL is encoded by the exons ATGAGTCAGTTTCGGGCGTTAGCGGCTGTGCTGAGGGGTGGGTGTGTTGGAGGCAGTCAGTGGCTGCGAGTATGTGGAGGGGGCCCGGCTAGGCACTGGGTTGATCCCAGGAAAAGCTTCTCATCCGGGGCTGCGCCTGGTCACTCATCGGTGGCCAGTAACTCCAGCTATGTGGAGGAGATGTACTTTGCCTGGCTGGAGGATCATAAAAACGTCCACGAG TCTTGGGACGCATTGTTTCGTAACATCCAGGACTCCAGTCCGTCTGGCGAGGTGGGCGAAAGACGTCCCTCCGCTCTGCTCCAGGGCAGAGTGCTGTCCCACTCACCAGAAATGGCACAGAAAGTGGTGGAGGACCACCTGGCTGTGCACACGCTCATTAGAGCCTACCAG ATTCGTGGTCACCATGTTGCGCAGTTAGACCCTCTGGGAATCTTGGAGGCTGACCTGGACTCCTTTGTTCCCTCCGACCTTATCACCACCGTTGATAAATTAG GTTTCTACAATCTTGATGAGTCTGACTTGGATATGAGCTTTCAACTGCCGCCCACCACCTTTATTGGAGGAGCAGACATCACACTTCCTCTTAAGGAAATCATACGCAGATTAGAG ACATCCTACTGTGGTCACATAGGGGTTGAATATATGTTCATTAACAATGTGGACCAGTGTCAGTGGATTCGTCAGAAATTTGAGACTCCGGGAATCATGCAGTTCACTGATGCTGAGAAGAGGACTTTGCTAGCCCGACTGATCAGATCCACACG GTTCGAGGACTTCCTGGCCAGAAAGTGGTCGTCAGAGAAACGTTTTGGTCTAGAGGGCTGTGAAGTGCTCATCCCTGCTCTTAAAACCATGATTGACAAGTCGAGCGCTGCTGGCATTGACAGCGTGATCATGGGGATGCCTCATCG GGGTCGACTGAATGTGTTGGCCAATGTGATCCGTAAGGACCTTGATCAGATCTTTTGTCAGTTTGACCCCAAGTTAGAGCCTGCTGATGAG GGGTCGGGTGATGTCAAATACCACCTCGGCATGTACCACGAGAGGATTAACCGTGAGACAGACAAGAACATTACGCTGTCCCTCATGGCAAACCCCTCCCACCTGGAGGCAGTGGATCCAGTGGTTCAGGGCAAGACCAAAGCTGAGCAATTTTACAGAGGAGACACTCAGGGAAAGAAG GTAATGTCCATCTTGATTCATGGTGACGCTGCTTTTGCTGGACAAGGAGTTGTGTATGAGACTTTCCACCTGAGTGAGCTCCCCTCCTACACCACACATGGTACCATCCATGTGGTGGTCAACAACCAG ATTGGCTTCACCACAGACCCTCGAGTGGCCCGCTCCTCCCCCTATCCCACCGATGTGGCTCGAGTTGTCAACGCACCCATCTTCCATGTGAATGCCGATGATCCCGAGGCTGTCATGTATGTCTGCCGGGTGGCTGCAGAGTGGAGATCCACCTTCAACAAGGATGTTGTCATTGACCTG GTTTGTTACCGGCGGTTTGGCCATAATGAGATGGACGAGCCCATGTTCACCCAACCGCTGATGTACAAACAGATCTGTCGTCAGGAGCAAGTGCTGAAAAAGTACTCCAACAAGCTCATTGTGGAGGGAGTGGTGACACTGCAAGATTTTGAG GAAGAAGTTTCCAAATATGACAAGATATGTGAGGAGGCATACACCAGCTCCAAGGATGGAAAGATTTTACACATTCGACACTGGCTTGACTCCCCCTGGCCAG aCTTCTTTACAGCAGAGGGAGAGCCCAAAAGCATGAGTGGTATCCCCACAGGACTGCATGAGGAGGTCCTGCAGCATATCAGTCAGATAGCCAGCTCTGTGCCTCTGGAAGGTTTTCATATCCATCCTG GTGTGTCTCGTATCCTGCGCAGTCGGGCTGACCTGGTGAAGAATCGGCAGATGGACTGGGCTCTAGGAGAGTACATGGCCTTTGGTTCCCTTCTCAAAGATGGCATCCATGTACGACTCAGCGGGCAAGATGTAGAGCGGGGCACCTTTAG TCACCGTCATCATGTTCTGCATGACCAAGAGGTGGACAAACATATCTGTGTTCCCATGAACCACCTGTGGGCCAACCAGGCTCCTTACACTGTCTGCAACAGCTCCTTATCAGAGTATGGAGTGCTAG GTTTTGAGCTTGGCTTCGCCATGGCCAGTCCAAATGCTCTAATCCTCTGGGAGGCCCAGTTTGGAGACTTTAACAACACAGCCCAGTGTATCATTGACCAGTTTATCAGCCCGGGCCAGGCCAAGTGGGTCCGCAACAATGGTATTGTCCTACTGCTGCCACATGGGATGGAAGGAATG GGCCCAGAACATTCATCTGCTCGACCTGAACGCTTCCTGCAAATGAGCAAAGATGATCCCGATCACTTTCCT gaGTTCAATGGAGATTTTGAGGTCCAGCAGCTGTACGAATGTAACTGGATTGTGGTCAACTGCTCCACACCTGCTAACTACTGTCATGTGCTCCGGCGGCAGATTCTGCTGCCATTCAGAAAACCG ctgATCATTTTCACTCCAAAGTCTCTGCTGAGGCACCCTGATGCAAGGTCCAGTTTTGATGATCTCGCAGAAG GCACTACATTCAAGAGGTTGATTCCAGACGAGGGCCCTGCAAGTCAAAACCCAGCCCAAGTGAAGAGAGTGATCTTCTGCACTGGCAAAGTCTACTATGAACTGGCTAGAGAGAGGAAACGGCAAAAACTGGAAAGAGACATCGCCATCATTAGACTTGAGCAG ATCTCTCCGTTCCCATTTGACCTGGTCAGAGCGGAAACAGAGAGATATGGCAACGCTGAGCTGGTCTGGTGTCAGGAGGAGCACAAGAACATGGGTTACTGTGATTACGTCCGGCCGCGTTTCTATACAGTAGTGGCCAACCAGAAGCCCATTTG GTATGTGGGACGGGACCCTGCAGCTGCTCCTGCGACAGGGAACAAGTCCACCCACCTCAATGAGCTGAGGAGGTTCATGGACACAGCTTTCAACCTGAACGCCTTCCACAGGAAGGACTTGTAA